A genomic region of Acipenser ruthenus chromosome 9, fAciRut3.2 maternal haplotype, whole genome shotgun sequence contains the following coding sequences:
- the LOC131738001 gene encoding odorant receptor 131-2-like has translation MLLSACSVIVLLSTSASINTPLNLAVMSLERYVAICFPLHHVQLCTVNRGYIALALVWLIGLLPGISDISITYAYGPPGYFQGYFNCRRSLFIILPSQNIKQLVFNAVYFSSIWAVVIYTYLQILITARKATSDKSSASKGQRTILLHGVQLILSMSFFIFPLTEYLFQGQTLLPIRHVRFFNYYVTMVLPRCLTPLIYGVRDENFKKHLKVYLSSCRKKVQPLQSN, from the coding sequence ATGCTCCTCTCTGCTTGCTCTGTAATTGTGCTCCTATCTACTTCTGCTAGCATCAACACTCCACTAAATCTTGCAGTCATGTCTCTAGAGCGATACGTTGCCATTTGTTTTCCTCTGCACCACGTCCAGCTGTGCACGGTAAACAGAGGTTACATCGCCCTAGCTCTAGTATGGTTAATAGGGTTACTGCCTGGCATAAGCGACATCAGCATAACTTACGCATACGGGCCTCCAGGCTATTTCCAAGGCTATTTTAATTGCAGACGCAGTCTATTCATCATCCTTCCCTCTCAGAACATCAAACAATTGGTTTTTAATGCTGTTTACTTTAGCAGCATATGGGCAGTGGTGATATACACATACCTACAAATTCTGATTACTGCTAGAAAAGCTACTTCTGATAAGTCTTCAGCCTCCAAGGGTCAGAGGACCATCCTGTTACACGGGGTGCAGCTCATACTCAGCATGAGTTTCTTTATCTTTCCACTGACTGAGTACCTGTTTCAAGGTCAGACTCTACTGCCAATAAGACACGTGCGCTTTTTTAACTACTACGTGACGATGGTTCTTCCCAGATGCCTGACCCCCCTGATATACGGTGTCAGGGATGAGAATTTTAAAAAACACCTCAAGGTGTACTTGTCTTCATGCCGTAAGAAAGTGCAGCCTCTGCAGTCTAACTGA